The following coding sequences lie in one Primulina huaijiensis isolate GDHJ02 chromosome 2, ASM1229523v2, whole genome shotgun sequence genomic window:
- the LOC140959053 gene encoding protein SOB FIVE-LIKE 5-like isoform X2: protein MNISTSECSSECESGWTMYLDQTSNSTDRFTRDFSKNWEENAADSYAYQDQEDDEDLSMVSDASSGPPPHLQEYENYAAEGRGGGGEKQFFRGYASSVSEDSNKKKIKQKSKAKETRDYQRQQNFCLADTAISPVFHFPQDNVAPSGFSQNESIPKKQTGFLKSSTNGKSGSFLGRKRQ from the exons ATGAATATATCAACCTCTGAATGCAGCAGCGAATGCGAATCCGGATGGACCATGTACTTGGATCAAACATCCAATTCCACGGATCGGTTCACCAGGGATTTCTCCAAGAATTGGGAAGAAAACGCGGCAGATTCTTATGCGTACCAAGATCAAGAAGACGATGAAGATCTGTCCATGGTGTCGGATGCATCATCCGGCCCGCCTCCACACTTACAAGAATACGAGAACTACGCCGCCGAGGGCCGTGGCGGAGGAGGTGAGAAACAGTTCTTCCGTGGCTATGCATCTTCGGTTTCGGAAGATTCGAATAAGAAGAAAATCAAGCAGAAGAGCAAAGCAAAAGAGACAAGAGACTACCAAAGGCAGCAGAATTTTTGTCTTGCTGATACTGCTATCTCTCCAGTCTTTCATTTTCCCCAG GACAATGTAGCTCCTTCTGGCTTTTCACAG AACGAATCGATACCAAAGAAGCAAACAGGATTCCTCAAATCTTCCACAAATGGGAAATCCG GCAGTTTTCTTGGAAGAAAGAGGCAGTGA
- the LOC140959053 gene encoding protein SOB FIVE-LIKE 5-like isoform X1: MNISTSECSSECESGWTMYLDQTSNSTDRFTRDFSKNWEENAADSYAYQDQEDDEDLSMVSDASSGPPPHLQEYENYAAEGRGGGGEKQFFRGYASSVSEDSNKKKIKQKSKAKETRDYQRQQNFCLADTAISPVFHFPQDNVAPSGFSQVFSAANFENESIPKKQTGFLKSSTNGKSGSFLGRKRQ, from the exons ATGAATATATCAACCTCTGAATGCAGCAGCGAATGCGAATCCGGATGGACCATGTACTTGGATCAAACATCCAATTCCACGGATCGGTTCACCAGGGATTTCTCCAAGAATTGGGAAGAAAACGCGGCAGATTCTTATGCGTACCAAGATCAAGAAGACGATGAAGATCTGTCCATGGTGTCGGATGCATCATCCGGCCCGCCTCCACACTTACAAGAATACGAGAACTACGCCGCCGAGGGCCGTGGCGGAGGAGGTGAGAAACAGTTCTTCCGTGGCTATGCATCTTCGGTTTCGGAAGATTCGAATAAGAAGAAAATCAAGCAGAAGAGCAAAGCAAAAGAGACAAGAGACTACCAAAGGCAGCAGAATTTTTGTCTTGCTGATACTGCTATCTCTCCAGTCTTTCATTTTCCCCAG GACAATGTAGCTCCTTCTGGCTTTTCACAGGTCTTTTCTGCAGCAAATTTTGAG AACGAATCGATACCAAAGAAGCAAACAGGATTCCTCAAATCTTCCACAAATGGGAAATCCG GCAGTTTTCTTGGAAGAAAGAGGCAGTGA